A section of the Thermodesulfobacteriota bacterium genome encodes:
- a CDS encoding GDSL-type esterase/lipase family protein, whose protein sequence is MATTNRRRDILRWLLLAVAASQLLVLAVILFAPGHGFDVNVAGLRLKAHRPTQPALILAVAMTLRWLLAMGAKEVALVLGSVVFSLGLAEAGLRIVDLPVARSPELAAWRQPSPTLGYGLIPGQDGRGYLGTHITVNASGLRDHERPLAKPPGQVRILAIGDSFTFGYGLPADQTLSSMLEQLLAANGHDADVINAGVPGYSFFHAATFVTTQGLAYDPDLVVYFFYYDDIQYPHTSADIAAQFAEMKRLDAEDPARSPSGFRPFLGNLAGNALSVANNWLRPFLASDWVRNVEARRDHVERYMAELAQDRNIAAFQRNLADLASRLQAEGRGFLLVIIPDSVELHNPPAQRTSRMALDTCGRLGLTCLDMTPSFEAESDANALYLFPFDAHTSAQGNTRIAKAAYEAMQPLLPPAGLGRPE, encoded by the coding sequence ATGGCCACCACGAACCGGCGGCGTGACATCCTGCGCTGGCTGCTCCTGGCGGTGGCCGCCAGCCAGTTGCTGGTGCTGGCGGTGATTCTCTTTGCACCCGGCCACGGCTTCGATGTCAACGTGGCTGGCCTGCGCCTGAAGGCGCACCGTCCCACCCAGCCGGCCCTCATCCTGGCCGTGGCCATGACCCTGCGCTGGCTGCTGGCCATGGGGGCAAAGGAGGTGGCCCTGGTCCTCGGTTCTGTGGTCTTCTCCCTGGGCCTGGCCGAGGCGGGCTTGCGGATCGTCGATCTGCCGGTGGCCCGCTCGCCGGAGCTGGCCGCCTGGCGGCAGCCGTCGCCGACCCTGGGCTACGGGCTGATCCCGGGCCAGGACGGCCGGGGCTATCTCGGCACCCATATTACCGTCAACGCCAGTGGCCTTCGGGACCACGAGCGGCCCCTGGCCAAGCCGCCCGGGCAGGTGCGGATTCTTGCCATCGGCGATTCTTTCACCTTCGGCTACGGCCTGCCGGCGGACCAGACCCTGAGCAGCATGCTGGAGCAGCTCCTGGCCGCCAACGGCCATGACGCGGATGTCATCAACGCCGGGGTTCCAGGATACAGCTTCTTCCATGCCGCCACCTTTGTCACCACCCAGGGTCTGGCCTATGATCCGGACCTGGTGGTCTACTTCTTTTATTATGATGACATCCAGTACCCCCACACCAGCGCCGATATCGCGGCCCAGTTTGCGGAGATGAAGCGGCTGGACGCCGAGGATCCGGCCCGGTCGCCATCGGGCTTCCGGCCCTTCCTGGGGAATCTGGCCGGCAACGCCCTGTCGGTGGCCAACAACTGGCTGCGTCCCTTCTTGGCCTCGGACTGGGTGCGCAATGTCGAGGCGCGCCGCGACCATGTGGAGCGGTACATGGCCGAGCTGGCCCAGGACAGAAACATCGCCGCCTTCCAGCGCAACCTGGCGGACCTGGCCAGCCGCCTGCAGGCCGAGGGCCGGGGCTTCCTGCTGGTCATCATCCCGGACAGCGTCGAGCTCCACAACCCCCCGGCCCAGCGGACCAGCCGCATGGCTCTGGATACCTGTGGCCGGCTCGGACTCACCTGTCTGGACATGACGCCTTCTTTCGAGGCAGAGTCTGACGCCAATGCCTTGTATCTGTTCCCCTTCGATGCCCACACCAGCGCTCAGGGCAACACCCGCATCGCCAAGGCTGCCTACGAGGCCATGCAGCCGCTGCTGCCGCCGGCTGGACTGGGACGGCCGGAGTGA
- a CDS encoding O-antigen ligase family protein yields MSPLAAVDSGPGPWRVATSDGALTLLMLAMPLGTTPITVAGYGVVAVAVLAGDWRSGRLRQAWPVVLPVLGLVALTLLGLLVADEPRTGLDFALKVHYWLPGLALAVLPVRPAALERGVRALALALAVNAAAGLAQWQGLLPVKQAGELTGFSRTYLTVGPMLALGVALMARIAVREPTTRSWAWPAAGLFAFHLGLLPSRSGYLALLALVPVVLFSVFDSHRRRLALAVGLGLVALVGLSPTVQDRVGRMGVEMASYLTPNPRGLSGGDVFAQRDLAAMRPIEQRLYMWEGAWRIFRSHPLLGVGTGGYRSAMRDLMGPAGPVVDHPHSTYFYMAACHGLVGLGALGWLLAALVVRGWRQRQQTGGFLVLAGTVLWMVVGVSDTAIAGADWLLFLAFLVGLAVQLSAGVGESSMGIDRRLSSC; encoded by the coding sequence GTGAGCCCCCTGGCAGCCGTTGATTCCGGGCCGGGGCCGTGGCGGGTCGCGACCAGCGATGGGGCGCTGACTCTGCTCATGCTGGCCATGCCCCTGGGCACGACGCCGATCACGGTGGCCGGCTATGGCGTGGTGGCCGTGGCGGTCCTGGCCGGCGACTGGCGGTCCGGCCGCCTTCGCCAGGCCTGGCCCGTGGTGCTGCCGGTGCTGGGGCTGGTGGCTCTGACCCTCTTGGGCCTGCTGGTGGCCGATGAGCCCCGGACCGGTCTCGACTTTGCCCTTAAGGTCCATTACTGGCTGCCCGGTCTGGCCTTGGCGGTGCTGCCGGTGCGACCGGCGGCCCTGGAGCGGGGCGTCCGCGCCCTGGCCCTGGCCCTGGCGGTCAATGCCGCCGCCGGCCTGGCCCAGTGGCAGGGGCTCTTGCCGGTCAAGCAGGCTGGCGAGCTCACCGGCTTTTCGCGCACCTACCTCACGGTAGGGCCCATGTTGGCCCTGGGGGTAGCCTTGATGGCAAGGATCGCGGTCCGGGAGCCGACCACCCGGTCCTGGGCGTGGCCGGCCGCCGGGCTTTTTGCCTTTCATCTCGGGCTCCTGCCCAGCCGGAGCGGCTACTTGGCCCTGCTGGCGCTGGTACCAGTGGTGCTGTTCTCGGTCTTCGACAGTCACCGGCGCCGTCTGGCGCTGGCAGTGGGGCTGGGGCTCGTGGCGCTGGTCGGGCTCAGCCCCACGGTGCAGGACCGGGTCGGCCGGATGGGAGTGGAGATGGCCAGCTACCTGACTCCGAACCCCCGCGGCCTCTCCGGGGGTGATGTCTTTGCCCAGCGGGATCTGGCCGCCATGCGGCCCATCGAGCAGCGGTTGTACATGTGGGAGGGGGCGTGGCGGATCTTCCGCTCCCATCCCCTCCTGGGAGTCGGCACCGGCGGCTATCGCAGCGCCATGCGCGATCTCATGGGTCCGGCGGGCCCGGTGGTGGACCATCCTCACAGCACCTATTTCTACATGGCCGCTTGCCATGGCCTGGTTGGCCTTGGCGCCCTGGGCTGGCTTTTGGCAGCGCTCGTCGTGCGGGGCTGGCGTCAGCGCCAACAGACCGGCGGCTTCCTGGTGCTGGCCGGTACCGTGCTGTGGATGGTGGTGGGTGTGTCGGACACCGCCATCGCCGGAGCTGACTGGCTGCTCTTTCTGGCCTTTCTGGTGGGGTTGGCAGTGCAGCTGTCGGCAGGCGTCGGGGAGTCATCGATGGGCATCGACAGGAGACTGAGCTCATGTTGA
- a CDS encoding sigma-70 family RNA polymerase sigma factor, giving the protein MELFLLTGCLVAVVSLAVRPALPEREEIAALVAAARAGDQAAFERLVLLFQTRIYNLALGYLKHDEEARDISQDIFVSAFRTLDTLKDDSKFAAWLYQLGVNHCRNRYRQLRRRGFYDSVPIDDPERPLTLAHGDSPERLLERQRLRALVLDAIAAMNEADKEILLLRDIQGLAYDEISTVLGLPLGTVKSKLNRARLALKDRLKRFM; this is encoded by the coding sequence ATGGAACTTTTCCTTCTGACAGGTTGTCTTGTCGCTGTAGTGTCCCTGGCGGTGCGGCCCGCCCTGCCCGAGCGGGAGGAGATCGCCGCCCTGGTGGCTGCGGCCCGAGCCGGTGACCAGGCCGCCTTCGAGCGTCTGGTGCTCCTGTTCCAAACCCGGATCTACAACCTGGCGTTGGGCTACCTCAAGCACGACGAGGAGGCCCGGGACATCAGCCAGGACATCTTCGTCAGCGCCTTCCGGACCCTGGACACCCTGAAGGATGACAGCAAGTTCGCCGCCTGGCTCTATCAGCTGGGGGTCAACCACTGCCGGAACCGCTATCGGCAGCTGCGGCGCCGGGGCTTCTACGACTCGGTGCCCATCGACGACCCGGAGCGGCCCCTGACCCTGGCCCACGGCGACTCGCCGGAGCGGCTCCTGGAACGGCAGCGGCTGCGCGCCCTGGTCCTGGACGCCATTGCGGCCATGAACGAGGCCGACAAGGAGATCCTGCTCCTGCGGGACATCCAGGGTCTGGCGTACGACGAGATCAGCACGGTCCTCGGCTTGCCCCTGGGCACCGTGAAATCCAAGCTCAACCGGGCACGGCTGGCCCTGAAAGACCGGCTGAAACGATTCATGTAG
- a CDS encoding winged helix-turn-helix transcriptional regulator produces the protein MEKEARTTLQILEILEADDRVSQRELARRLSVSLGLVNQFMKRLLRKGYFKITTLPANRVRYLLTPKGLAEKGRLTADYLRYSLQFFAQARGLIRDSLAAMEAAGVEHCILAGTGEVAELVYLFLQETRIILVGVVDDTASGSSFYGRPVRPLAELGTLPDGAVLVASLDGRATWRQQLAAASQRSRPVYFLMRGDSTVGEQDRHGHHEPAA, from the coding sequence ATGGAAAAGGAAGCCCGCACCACCCTGCAGATCCTGGAGATCCTGGAGGCAGACGACCGGGTCAGCCAGCGGGAGCTGGCCCGCCGGCTGTCCGTGTCGCTGGGTCTCGTGAACCAGTTCATGAAGCGGCTGCTCCGGAAGGGCTACTTCAAGATCACCACCCTGCCGGCCAACCGGGTGCGCTACCTTCTCACCCCCAAGGGTCTGGCGGAAAAGGGCCGGCTGACCGCCGACTATCTGCGCTACTCCTTGCAGTTCTTTGCCCAGGCCCGGGGACTGATCCGCGATTCCCTGGCCGCCATGGAGGCGGCAGGGGTGGAGCATTGCATCCTCGCCGGCACCGGCGAGGTGGCGGAGCTGGTCTACCTCTTTCTGCAGGAGACCAGGATCATCCTGGTGGGGGTGGTGGATGACACGGCCAGCGGCAGCAGCTTCTATGGCCGGCCGGTGCGGCCCCTGGCCGAGCTGGGTACGCTGCCGGACGGGGCGGTGCTGGTGGCAAGCCTGGACGGCCGCGCCACCTGGCGCCAGCAGCTGGCTGCGGCCAGCCAGCGGTCGCGGCCGGTGTATTTCCTGATGCGGGGGGACAGCACGGTGGGAGAACAGGACCGGCATGGCCACCACGAACCGGCGGCGTGA